The DNA window TCTCGACCGTCAGCTCTTACACCGGTGCACAGGTTTTCGAGGCAGTCGGTCTCGACAAGGAGGTCGTGCGGGAGTACTTCAAGGGCACCGTCAGCACGTTGGGAGGCGTCGGGCTGGACGTGCTCGCCGAGGAAGTCAAACTGCGTCATCGACGTGCATACCCCGAGAATCCCACCGACCGTGTGCACCGTCGCCTCGACATCGGCGGCGAATATCAGTTCCGCCGCGAAGGCGAACTGCATCTCTTCACGCCCGAGACCGTGTTCCTTCTGCAGCATGCGACGAGAACCGGTCGCTACGACGTGTTCCAGAAGTACAGCAGCGAGGTCGATCGCCTCGTGCGTGAGGGCGGCGCCTTGCGCGGACTGTTCGAGTTCAAAGAGGGTCTTCGTCAGCCGATACCTCTCGACGAAGTGGAGCCGGTCGAGTCGATCGTCACTAGGTTCAATACCGGGGCGATGAGCTACGGATCCATCTCCGCCGAGGCACACGAGACGATGGCCGTCGCGATGAACAACCTGGGCGGCCGCTCGAACTCGGGGGAGGGCGGCGAGGACACCGATCGCTTGTACGACAAGAGCAGGCGGAGCGCTGTCAAACAGGTCGCGAGCGGGCGTTTCGGCGTCACCAGCGACTACCTCGTCAACGCGACCGACATTCAGATCAAAATGGCGCAGGGCGCCAAGCCCGGTGAAGGAGGGCAGCTTCCGGGGTACAAGGTGTATCCATGGGTTGCCAAGACCCGGCACTCCACTCCCGGGGTCGGGCTGATCTCGCCGCCGCCACACCACGACATCTATTCGATCGAGGATCTCGCACAGCTGATCCACGACCTGAAGAATGCCAACGAGAACGCGCGTGTCCACGTCAAACTCGTGAGTTCGGTGGGTGTGGGGACCGTGGCCACCGGCGTCAGCAAGGCGCACGCCGACGTGGTTCTCATTTCGGGTTACGACGGCGGGACCGGCGCTGCGCCGCTGACTTCACTCAAACATGCCGGTGCCCCATGGGAGATCGGTCTCGCCGACGCCCAGCAGACGTTGGTGCTCAACGGTCTTCGCGATCGCATCACCGTTCAGTGCGACGGTGGGCTGAGGACGGGGCGTGACGTCATCGTCGCGGCACTCCTCGGTGCCGAAGAGTTCGGGTTCTCTACCGCGCCGCTCATCGTGTCCGGTTGCATCATGATGCGCGTCTGTCACCTGGACACCTGCCCGGTGGGCGTGGCCACTCAGAATCCCGAGCTACGTAAACGCTTCACGGGCAAGCCCGAATTCGTGGAGGACTTCTTCCGGTTCGTCGCCGAGGACGTGCGGAAGTATCTGGCGCAGCTCGGTTTCCGCAGTATCGACGAGGCTGTCGGGCATGCGGACGCCCTGGAGACCGCGGCCGGGATCGCGCATTGGAAGAGCAAGGGTCTCGATCTCTCACCGATCTTCGCGATGCCGACCGACCAGCACGGTGCGCCGATGACACAGCGTAGGCGTCTGCGCGCGCAGGATCACGGGCTGGATCTTGCGCTCGACCGAACTCTGATTCAGCTTGCCGAAGGTGCGTTGGAAGACGCGCATCCAGTCAAACTCGAACTACCTGTGCGCAACGTGAATCGCACCGTCGGCACCCTCCTCGGTGCCGAGGTCACCAGACGGTTCGGAGGGGCAGGTCTCCCCGACGACACCATCCGCGTCGAACTCACCGGTTCGGCCGGTCAGTCGCTCGGTGCGTTCCTCCCGGCCGGTATCACCATCGATCTGATCGGTGATACCAACGACTATGTGGGCAAGGGTCTTTCGGGAGGACGTGTCGTCGTACGACCCTCTCCGGACGCCACGTTCGTCGCCGAGGACAATGTCATCGCGGGCAATACGATTCTGTACGGTGCGACCTCGGGTGAGATGTTCCTCCGAGGGCGCGTGGGCGAGCGGTTCGCGGTGCGGAACTCGGGCGCGACGGCCGTCAACGAAGGCGTCGGCGATCACGCGTTCGAGTACATGACCGGCGGCCGCGTCGTCGTGCTCGGTCCTACCGGCCGCAACATGGCGGCAGGCATGTCCGGGGGAATTGCGTACGTCCTCGGACTGGACGAGAGCAACGTCAACCTCGCAATGGTCTCGCTGCAGAAGCCGAATCCCGACGATCTGGCCTGGCTACGAGACACCGTGGAGAGCCATCGCGTCTGGACCGGATCCGCGGTCGCGGCGTCGGTGCTCGCCGACTGGCCCCGTCGTTCCGCGTTGTTCACCAAAATCATGCCGGTCGACTACCAGCGAGTGCTGGAGGCGACTTCGATGGCGCGCGCCGAGGGGCGCGATGTCGACTCTGCGATCATGGAGGCTGCACGTGGCTGATCCCCGAGGTTTTCTCGAAATAGCCAAGCAAGAGGCGGTCAAGCGACCGATCGGCGAGCGAGTGAAGGATTGGAACGATGTCTACTCGCAGCAACCGGCCCAGCAGCGTGCGGACGAGGTGTCCGATCAAGCGCGCCGGTGCATGGACTGCGGTATTCCGTTCTGCCATTCGGGCACAGCTGGTTGTCCACTCGGCAATTTGATTCCGGAGTGGAACGACCTCGTTCGGCGTGGTCGGTGGGACGCGGCCAGCGACCGCCTCCACGCCACCAATAATTTCCCTGAGTTCACCGGCCGTGTGTGCCCGGCGCCGTGCGAGTCGGCGTGTGTGCTGTCGATCTCCGAACGCGAGACCGGGGGCAGCGTGACGATCAAGCGGGTCGAGCAGACCATTGCCGACCTCGCGTGGGATCAAGGCAGCATCGTCCCGCAACCGCCGACGATCACCACCGGAAAGATCGTTGCCGTCGTCGGTTCGGGCCCTGCTGGACTGGCCGCGGCTCAGCAGCTGACTCGCGCGGGCCACGATGTCACCGTCTACGAGCGCGACGACAGGCTCGGCGGACTGCTTCGATACGGGATCCCCGAGTTCAAGCTGGAGAAGTCCGTTCTCGATCAGCGACTCATGCAGATGCGCGCGGAGGGAACACATTTCGTGACCGACTGCGAGGTCGGAATCGACTTCACCGTCGAACAGCTACGCAGCAAGTACGACGCCGTCGTACTTGCTGTCGGGGCGTTGCGCGCCCGCGACAACACTTCCGTCGAGGGACGTGAACTCGACGGAATCCACCTCGCGATGGAACATCTCGTTCCGTCCAACAAAGAAAGCGAGGGGGATGGGCCGACGTCCATCTCGGCCAAGGACAAGCATGTCGTCATCATCGGCGGGGGTGATACCGGTGCGGACTGCCTCGGCACGGCTCACCGCCAGGGAGCCGCGTCGGTGACGCAGCTCGACTACAACAGGGCCCTGCCCGATGCTCGCGACGATTCGACGTCACCGTGGCCGTCGTGGCCGCTGGTGCTGCGGACGTCACCGGCGCACGCCGAGGGCGGCGTCGTCCGCCACCAAGTAGCGGTTCAGCGGTTCCTGGGTGACGCAGGCGGTCGCGTCCGGGCGATGGTGTTGGCCGAAGTCGAGGTGCAGCGCGACGCCGACGGCCGCCGGACCATCACTCCGATCGGCGAGGAAGTCGAGCTTCCGTGTGACTTGGCGCTGTTCGCGATCGGCTTCGAGGGCGTCGAACACAGTCCACTGTTGGACGACTACGAGTTGTCGCTCACTCGGCGGGGTTCACTGTCGTGCGGGCCTGACTGGCAGACGACCGCGCCAGGAGTCTTCGTGTGCGGCGACGCGCATCGGGGTGCCTCGCTCGTCGTCTGGGCCATCGCCGAGGGACGCTCGGCGGCGCACGGGGTCGACGCGTATCTCACCGGACGCTCGGATCTTCCGTCGCCGGTGCATCCGACGGCGCTGCCTCTCGCGGTGGTGTGAGGCCGCAGTCTGTACCGATCCAGGTGCTCTCAGCTGTGGCGACTCACTACTACTGCTCAGTAGGATTTGATCGGGTCCCTCTGCCGTAGAGAAGGTTGAAGGTACCGACTAGGCTCGTGGTCGTGAGCCGACGTACTAAGATCGTTTGTACCCTTGGACCTGCGACCGCTACTACTGAGCGAATCCGTGAACTCGTCGAGAGTGGAATGGATGTCGCCAGACTGAATTTCAGCCACGGTGATCATCCCGATCACCAGGCGAACTACGAGAGGGTTCGAGCAGCGTCGAATGCCACCGGCAAAGCCGTGGGCATCCTCGCCGACCTGCAGGGTCCCAAGATCCGCCTCGGTCGATTCGCCGAGGGCAAGACCACGTGGGCCAACGGTGAACTGGTTCGAATCACCGTGGACGAGTGCGAGGGAACGCACGACCGCGTGTCGACGACCTACAAGGAGCTGGCGCAGGACGCCAGGGAGGGCGACCGTCTTCTCGTCGACGACGGCAAGGTCGGTCTCGTTGTCACCGGCGTCGAGGGCAACGACGTGTTGTGTCGAGTCACCGAAGGCGGACCGGTCAGCAACAACAAGGGCGTATCGCTTCCCGGTATGGACGTGTCGGTTCCGGCGCTGTCGGAGAAGGACATTGCCGACCTGGAGTTTGCGCTCGAACTCGGTGTCGACTTCATCGCTCTGTCGTTCGTGCGTTCGCCCGCCGACGTCGAACTGGTGCACGCGATCATGGATCGCGTCGGACGTCGAGTTCCAGTTATCGCAAAACTCGAAAAGCCAGAAGCAGTAGACAATCTCGAAGCTATCGTCCTCGCGTTCGACGCGGTGATGGTGGCCCGTGGTGACCTCGGTGTGGAACTGCCGCTCGAACAGGTTCCGCTGGTGCAGAAGCGCGCGATCCAGATTGCTCGCGCCAACGCCAAGCCTGTCATCGTTGCAACACAGATGCTCGAGTCGATGATCGAGAACTCTCGCCCCACGAGGGCCGAGGCGTCGGACGTTGCGAACGCCGTACTGGACGGAACGGACGCGGTCATGCTCTCGGGCGAGACCTCGGTCGGCAAGTACGTGATGGAAACGGTCCGTACTATGGCCCGCATCGTCGAGACCGTGGAAACCGAGGGCGACAGCGTTCCTCCATTGACACATGTTCCCCGCACCAAGCGTGGCGTCATTTCCTACGCCGCACGCGACATCGGCGAGCGTCTCGACGCCAAGGCTCTCGTTGCGTTCACGCAGTCCGGTGACACGGTTCGTCGTCTCGCTCGGCTGCACACGTCGTTGCCGCTCCTTGCGTTCACCTCGATCCCCGAGGTTCGTTCGCAGCTGGCCTTGAGCTGGGGGACCGAGACGTTCCTCGTGCCGGAGGTTGCGACGACCGACGCCATGGTGCTCGAAGTCGACAAAGCGCTGCTGGAACTCGGTCGGTACAACAAGGGTGATCAGGTCGTGATCGTGGCTGGTGCTCCTCCCGGCACAGTAGGCTCGACCAACTTGATCCACGTGCACCGAATTGGGGAAGAGGACCGGTAAGTGACCGATGCGGGGGGAACAGGTGCAGCAACTGCACCGAGCAGTATCGATATCGAGAACGTCAGCGTGAAGACGGATTTGGAGACGCTGCTCGAGCTACTCGAGCTCGAGGAGATCGGCGAGGACAAGTTCCGGGGGGTGCATCCTCGCCAGGTCGGGAGTCGTACGTTCGGTGGTCAGATGGTCGCGCAGGCGCTTATCGCTGCGGGCCGGACCGTCACGGGTACGACGCGTGACGTTCACGCCATCAATGCGCATTTCATCAGGGGCGGCGACGTCAGCAGACCGATCGACTATCACGTCGACCGTCATCGGGACGGTCGTGCGTTC is part of the Rhodococcus sovatensis genome and encodes:
- the gltB gene encoding glutamate synthase large subunit, with product MLFSQLPAEQGLYDPSHEKDSCGVAMIADIAGRRSHAIVADGVLALENLEHRGAAGAEPNSGDGAGILIQLPVELLESLVDFSLPARAEDGTNAFAAGICFLPQGVRERTGAVGRVEEIAAEEGLEILGWQEVHVDPDKADIGLTALGCMPHMSYLFVAAPEVDGHRPSGIELDRLVYGLRKRAERVTPEIEDAGTGLFFPSLSSRTMVYKGMLTTMQLPLYFPDLRNPLCMSAIAIVHSRFSTNTFPSWPLAHPHRYVAHNGEINTVKGNRNRMRAREAMLASDLIPGDLQRLYPICNPDGSDSVSLDEVLELLHLGGRSVPHVVMMMVPEPWENHTSMDPTVRAFYQFHGSIMEAWDGPACVTFTDGTYVGAVLDRNGLRPGRWWQTVDGRMILASEAGVLDVPPSEVVAKGRLEPGKMFLIDTAAGRVVPDEEIKTQLAGEHPYQEWLHAGLLEIKTLPERAHIQYNHDSVVRRQIAFGYSEEDLRVVLTPMAASGGEPLGSMGTDTPPAVLSQRSKQLYDYFIELFAQVTNPPLDSIREEIVTSLARVMGPEQNLLEPTAASCRQIVLPWPVLDNDELNKIIHINFDGDHPGLSATVLRGLYEVERGGEGLAEAIEELRRRASDAIAAGYRTLIISDRDSDHTYAPIPSLLATAAVHHHLVRTKERTKVALVVESGDAREVHHLALLIGFGAAAVNPYLAMESIEDLVAEGELTGVESSAAVRNYLYGLGKGVLKVMSKMGISTVSSYTGAQVFEAVGLDKEVVREYFKGTVSTLGGVGLDVLAEEVKLRHRRAYPENPTDRVHRRLDIGGEYQFRREGELHLFTPETVFLLQHATRTGRYDVFQKYSSEVDRLVREGGALRGLFEFKEGLRQPIPLDEVEPVESIVTRFNTGAMSYGSISAEAHETMAVAMNNLGGRSNSGEGGEDTDRLYDKSRRSAVKQVASGRFGVTSDYLVNATDIQIKMAQGAKPGEGGQLPGYKVYPWVAKTRHSTPGVGLISPPPHHDIYSIEDLAQLIHDLKNANENARVHVKLVSSVGVGTVATGVSKAHADVVLISGYDGGTGAAPLTSLKHAGAPWEIGLADAQQTLVLNGLRDRITVQCDGGLRTGRDVIVAALLGAEEFGFSTAPLIVSGCIMMRVCHLDTCPVGVATQNPELRKRFTGKPEFVEDFFRFVAEDVRKYLAQLGFRSIDEAVGHADALETAAGIAHWKSKGLDLSPIFAMPTDQHGAPMTQRRRLRAQDHGLDLALDRTLIQLAEGALEDAHPVKLELPVRNVNRTVGTLLGAEVTRRFGGAGLPDDTIRVELTGSAGQSLGAFLPAGITIDLIGDTNDYVGKGLSGGRVVVRPSPDATFVAEDNVIAGNTILYGATSGEMFLRGRVGERFAVRNSGATAVNEGVGDHAFEYMTGGRVVVLGPTGRNMAAGMSGGIAYVLGLDESNVNLAMVSLQKPNPDDLAWLRDTVESHRVWTGSAVAASVLADWPRRSALFTKIMPVDYQRVLEATSMARAEGRDVDSAIMEAARG
- a CDS encoding glutamate synthase subunit beta, giving the protein MADPRGFLEIAKQEAVKRPIGERVKDWNDVYSQQPAQQRADEVSDQARRCMDCGIPFCHSGTAGCPLGNLIPEWNDLVRRGRWDAASDRLHATNNFPEFTGRVCPAPCESACVLSISERETGGSVTIKRVEQTIADLAWDQGSIVPQPPTITTGKIVAVVGSGPAGLAAAQQLTRAGHDVTVYERDDRLGGLLRYGIPEFKLEKSVLDQRLMQMRAEGTHFVTDCEVGIDFTVEQLRSKYDAVVLAVGALRARDNTSVEGRELDGIHLAMEHLVPSNKESEGDGPTSISAKDKHVVIIGGGDTGADCLGTAHRQGAASVTQLDYNRALPDARDDSTSPWPSWPLVLRTSPAHAEGGVVRHQVAVQRFLGDAGGRVRAMVLAEVEVQRDADGRRTITPIGEEVELPCDLALFAIGFEGVEHSPLLDDYELSLTRRGSLSCGPDWQTTAPGVFVCGDAHRGASLVVWAIAEGRSAAHGVDAYLTGRSDLPSPVHPTALPLAVV
- the pyk gene encoding pyruvate kinase; the encoded protein is MSRRTKIVCTLGPATATTERIRELVESGMDVARLNFSHGDHPDHQANYERVRAASNATGKAVGILADLQGPKIRLGRFAEGKTTWANGELVRITVDECEGTHDRVSTTYKELAQDAREGDRLLVDDGKVGLVVTGVEGNDVLCRVTEGGPVSNNKGVSLPGMDVSVPALSEKDIADLEFALELGVDFIALSFVRSPADVELVHAIMDRVGRRVPVIAKLEKPEAVDNLEAIVLAFDAVMVARGDLGVELPLEQVPLVQKRAIQIARANAKPVIVATQMLESMIENSRPTRAEASDVANAVLDGTDAVMLSGETSVGKYVMETVRTMARIVETVETEGDSVPPLTHVPRTKRGVISYAARDIGERLDAKALVAFTQSGDTVRRLARLHTSLPLLAFTSIPEVRSQLALSWGTETFLVPEVATTDAMVLEVDKALLELGRYNKGDQVVIVAGAPPGTVGSTNLIHVHRIGEEDR